A genomic region of Trifolium pratense cultivar HEN17-A07 linkage group LG3, ARS_RC_1.1, whole genome shotgun sequence contains the following coding sequences:
- the LOC123917357 gene encoding disease resistance protein RPM1-like encodes MAETAVLFALGEVFQILKEETNLLSGVHKDFSDIKDELESIQVFLRDADRRAADEADANDGIRTWVKHMREASFRIEDVIDEYLRLTHRANPTGCGSLVCKIASLINTLIPRHHIASEIQDIKLTIRGIKERSERYNFQILHEPGSSSRNNTRETENGRWCDPRLSSLFIEETEIVGFEGPREELFGWLLEGAAERTVISVVGMGGLGKTTLAKLVYDSQKLTSQFDCRACITVSQSYTVRALLINMMEQFCRDTKDPLLLMLHKMDDKSLITEVRQYLQHKRYLIFFDDVWQEDFSDQVEFAMPNNNNGSRIIITTRMMQVSDFFKKSFLVHVHNLQLLSTEKAWELFCKKVFRFELDGYCPPELEAISKDIVRKCKQLPLAIVAIGGLLSTKSKTMIEWKNVSENLSLELGRNAHLTSLTKILSLSYDGLPYYLKPCILYFGIYPENYSINHKRLTRQWIAEGFVKSDEGRTPELVANKYLSELIHRSLVQVLNVGFEGKVQTCQVHDLLREVIIRKMKELSFCHFVHEDCNTAAFGITRRLSVDTNSNNTLKSTNNSHFRAIHFYEKGGLLEPFIGKLCSQSKILKVLDIQGTSLNHIPNNFHLRYINLRGTKVQALPKSVGELKHLETLDLRDTLVRHLPSEINKLTKLRHLLVFHRNYEAKYSLLGFTTGVRMEKGIKNMTSLQNLYYVDADHGGIDLIQELKMLRQLRRLGVRRVRREHGNALSAAIVEMKHLENLNITTIVEDEIIDLNFTSSPPQLQRLHLKARLQKLPNWIPELEYLVEIKLALSKLKDDPLQTLKTLPNLQKFGLWDNAYDGEFLHFQNGGFLKLKRLDLSRLTTVNFVLMEKGTLPSLEYLTMDRIPQLKEVPSGIKHLDNLKVINFTEMPAEFVESIVPDNGKDYWIIKHVPLVSIHHSNGPKFFDYEIRTIHSSSSESYAN; translated from the coding sequence ATGGCAGAAACTGCAGTATTGTTTGCCCTGGGGGAAGTGTTCCAAATCttaaaagaagaaacaaatttgCTGAGTGGTGTACACAAAGATTTCTCAGACATCAAAGATGAACTTGAAAGCATTCAAGTCTTCCTCAGAGATGCAGACAGAAGGGCTGCGGATGAAGCGGACGCCAATGATGGAATAAGAACTTGGGTGAAGCATATGAGAGAAGCATCATTTCGCATTGAAGATGTCATTGATGAATACCTTCGGCTTACGCATAGGGCCAATCCTACTGGATGTGGATCTTTAGTCTGCAAGATTGCAAGCCTGATCAACACTTTGATTCCTCGTCATCACATAGCATCTGAGATTCAGGACATTAAATTGACAATTCGTGGAATCAAGGAAAGAAGTGAGAGGTATAACTTTCAAATTTTACATGAACCAGGTTCATCAAGCAGAAACAACACTAGAGAGACAGAAAATGGAAGATGGTGTGATCCTCGACTGTCTTCCCTTTTCATTGAAGAAACAGAAATTGTAGGATTTGAAGGCCCAAGAGAAGAACTATTTGGTTGGTTATTGGAGGGTGCAGCTGAGCGCACAGTGATTTCAGTGGTTGGAATGGGGGGTCTAGGAAAAACCACTCTTGCCAAGCTAGTTTATGATAGCCAAAAGTTAACATCACAGTTTGATTGCCGTGCTTGCATCACAGTTTCACAATCATACACTGTGAGGGCGTTATTGATAAACATGATGGAGCAATTTTGTAGGGACACTAAAGACCCTTTACTTCTGATGTTACACAAAATGGATGACAAGTCACTAATTACAGAAGTGAGGCAATACTTGCAACATAAGAGGTATTTGATATTCTTTGACGATGTATGGCAAGAAGATTTTTCCGACCAGGTTGAATTTGCTATGCCTAATAACAACAATGGTAGTAGGATCATAATCACCACTAGAATGATGCaagtttcagattttttcaagaAATCGTTTCTAGTTCATGTCCACAACTTGCAACTTTTGTCTACAGAGAAAGCATGGGAACTCTTCTGCAAGAAAGTATTTAGATTTGAGCTTGATGGGTATTGTCCACCAGAGCTTGAGGCTATTTCAAAAGATATTGTTCGAAAATGCAAGCAACTACCATTGGCAATTGTAGCCATTGGTGGCCTACTCTCAACAAAATCTAAGACCATGATTGAATGGAAAAATGTGAGCGAAAATCTGAGCCTAGAATTGGGACGTAATGCCCATTTAACTAGTCTAACAAAGATTTTGTCGCTTAGTTATGATGGTCTGCCTTACTACTTAAAACCATGCATTTTGTATTTTGGTATATATCCAGAAAACTATTCTATTAATCACAAGAGATTAACTCGACAATGGATAGCTgaaggttttgttaaatctgaTGAGGGAAGAACTCCGGAGCTAGTTGCAAACAAGTACTTGTCTGAATTGATTCACAGAAGTCTGGTTCAGGTACTGAATGTTGGTTTTGAAGGGAAAGTACAAACATGTCAAGTGCATGATTTGTTGCGGGAAGTGATCATTAGAAAAATGAAGGAATTAAGTTTCTGTCATTTTGTGCATGAAGATTGTAACACAGCCGCATTTGGAATAACTAGACGCCTATCTGTAGATACTAATTCCAACAATACATTGAAGAGCACAAACAACTCACATTTTCGTGCTATTCATTTTTATGAAAAAGGAGGATTGTTGGAGCCTTTCATTGGTAAATTATGTTCCCAGTCAAAGATTTTGAAGGTACTTGACATTCAAGGGACATCTTTGAATCATATACCTAATAATTTTCACTTAAGATACATAAACCTAAGGGGTACAAAAGTACAGGCTCTTCCTAAATCTGTTGGTGAGCTAAAGCACTTAGAGACATTGGATTTAAGAGACACGCTTGTGCGTCATTTACCAAGTGAAATAAACAAGCTCACAAAGCTACGGCACCTTCTTGTTTTCCATCGTAACTATGAAGCAAAGTATTCTCTTTTAGGCTTTACAACTGGTGTACGCATGGAAAAAGGTATTAAAAACATGACTTCCCTACAAAATCTTTATTATGTGGATGCAGATCATGGTGGCATAGATCTCATTCAAGAGTTGAAAATGTTAAGGCAGTTAAGGAGGCTTGGTGTAAGGCGTGTACGAAGAGAACATGGGAATGCCTTAAGTGCTGCAATAGTAGAGATGAAACACCTTGAAAATCTCAATATCACTACAATAGTTGAGGATGAAATCATTGACTTGAACTTTACATCATCCCCACCCCAACTTCAGCGGCTACATTTGAAAGCGAGACTACAGAAGTTGCCTAACTGGATTCCAGAACTTGAGTATCTTGTTGAGATAAAGCTGGCTTTATCTAAGTTGAAAGATGATCCGCTACAGACACTAAAAACCTTGCCAAATCTGCAGAAGTTCGGTCTGTGGGACAATGCCTATGATGGTGAATTTCTGCATTTTCAAAACGGAGGGTTTCTAAAATTGAAGAGGCTGGACCTCAGTCGCTTGACTACTGTAAATTTTGTCCTTATGGAAAAAGGGACTTTGCCCTCTCTTGAATATCTTACAATGGACAGAATCCCACAACTGAAGGAGGTACCCTCTGGCATCAAGCACTTAGATAACCTCAAAGTTATTAACTTCACTGAAATGCCAGCTGAATTTGTAGAGAGTATTGTTCCAGACAACGGAAAAGACTACTGGATTATCAAGCATGTTCCTCTTGTATCCATTCATCACTCGAATGGCCCAAAATTCTTTGATTATGAGATTCGCACTATTCACTCGTCTTCCTCAGAGTCATATGCAAATTGA
- the LOC123917360 gene encoding F-box/kelch-repeat protein At3g23880-like, producing the protein MDETTAVKRLSGNSLHSSSPPSTYIPLIQETILCRLPVKSLLRFRCICKPWDSLISKDLKFAKKHLHMSPKRQHLVTATWSMDQELTAMSCPFDYLNLHSIFYYKSTQLDYSPIISSYDKGLVASCDGILCFAIDERLAVLYNPCIRKEQKLPYIDDLPGEEGLTHYAFGYDPFIDNYKVVAVFCYSLGTDSWKRIEDFPSMFCFSKFSRMSKHGIFMRGTVNWLTYSKLNGLECIVSLHLGLESYQEISLPGLPDLPYIVGDTKMLTLDVMRDCLCLFEVSQEMRSDAFIDVWLMKEYGNKESWIKSIRLPCFGYKLSYTFLTDVVYISEDFNHVLLVLVENGIFKWVVYDFKSDSISSKSSKIQDNLGRVKSKVYVESLISP; encoded by the exons ATGGATGAAACAACCGCAGTGAAGAGACTCAGTGGTAATTCACTTCACTCTTCATCGCCACCGTCGACCTACATTCCTTTGATACAAGAAACAATCTTGTGTAGACTTCCTGTGAAGTCTCTCTTACGTTTCCGCTGCATATGCAAGCCATGGGATTCTCTAATCTCAAAGGATCTCAAATTTGCCAAGAAACACCTTCACATGTCACCCAAACGCCAGCACCTTGTCACAGCCACATGGAGTATGGATCAAGAGTTAACTGCAATGTCTTGTCCATTTGACTATCTTAATCTCCACTCTATTTTTTACTACAAATCCACTCAACTCGATTACTCTCCCATCATTTCATCATATGATAAGGGTCTCGTTGCATCTTGCGACGGCATCCTTTGTTTTGCCATTGATGAGCGTCTTGCTGTTCTCTATAATCCTTGTAttagaaaagaacaaaaattaCCCTATATAGATGATCTTCCAGGTGAAGAAGGTTTAACTCATTATGCTTTTGGCTATGATCCTTTCATTGATAATTACAAGGTTGTTGCTGTTTTTTG TTATAGTTTGGGCACTGACTCTTGGAAAAGGATTGAGGACTTTCCTTCTATGTTTTGTTTTAGTAAATTTAGTAGAATGTCAAAACATGGAATATTCATGAGAGGGACAGTTAATTGGTTGACATATTCTAAGTTGAACGGTTTGGAATGTATTGTTTCTCTTCATTTAGGGTTGGAATCTTATCAAGAAATATCACTGCCTGGTCTACCTGATCTACCTTATATTGTTGGAGATACAAAGATGTTGACATTGGATGTGATGAGGGATTGCTTGTGCTTATTTGAGGTTTCTCAAGAAATGAGGTCTGATGCTTTTATAGATGTTTGGCTTATGAAGGAATACGGAAATAAAGAGTCTTGGATTAAATCGATTCGTCTCCCTTGCTTTGGTTATAAACTTAGCTACACGTTTCTCACCGATGTAGTATATATTTCTGAGGACTTCAACCATGTTCTGCTTGTCTTAGTAGAGAATGGTATATTCAAGTGGGTTGTTTACGATTTCAAATCTGATAGTATAAGTTCCAAGAGTTCCAAAATTCAAGATAACTTAGGTAGGGTAAAGTCAAAAGTCTACGTTGAAAGTTTGATATCACCTTGA